From Cotesia glomerata isolate CgM1 linkage group LG2, MPM_Cglom_v2.3, whole genome shotgun sequence, a single genomic window includes:
- the LOC123259993 gene encoding glycerol kinase-like isoform X1, translated as MTIKYSKPMIKNESMNRYGPLVGAIDEGTSNVRFMVFAADTAEVLTYHQTTIPLLNPEEGWVEQDPIAIINAVRECLKQTVINLEQLRIDPADIVAIGVTNQRETTVVWDYVTGEPLYNAIVWMDTRTSVIVDDILKGIRNKNKNYLKPLCGLPISPYFSALKLKWLLNNVPRVQESIDNKRCMFGTIDSWIIWNLTGGVNGGAHSTDVTNASRTMLMNITTLKWDPTLLAFFNIPKEILPQIRSSSEIYGFIHDDMLKGVPISGCLGDQQSALLGQMCLQRGKAKSTYGTGCFLLYNTGTSMVQSKHGLLTTVAYQLGPKSPPIYALEGSIAIAGIILDWLRNNLNIFIDSSNDTECITHKRSTTDVTFVPAFTGLYAPYWNKDAKSIICGITYNTTSTHIIKAALQAICFQIRDILESIKKDTGFTLGKLLVDGSMTSNNLLMQMQADICGIPVVRPLMSETSALGVAIAAGCADGIKVWDLKVDTAVPSDIFMPMIVDDERDILYEQWKKTVEKSFGWESSDDAKYDASTDIYRITSGGIFALSTIIILAIAKYRSTV; from the exons atgacaataaaatattctaaaccaatgattaaaaatgaatcaaTGAACAGATATGGTCCACTGGTTGGAGCAATCGATGAAGGAACCAGCAATGTGAGATTTATG GTGTTTGCAGCAGATACTGCTGAAGTATTGACGTATCACCAAACAACGATACCGCTGTTGAATCCTGAAGAAGGATGGGTTGAACAGGATCCTATTGCCATTATAAACGCTGTCAGAGAATGTCTGAAACAAACAGTAATTAATCTCGAGCAACTTAGGATAGATCCGGCAGATATAGTTGCTATTGGAGTGACAAACCAACGAGAGACAACAGTAGTTTGGGATTATGTCACTGGGGAGCCATTATACAACGCCAtag TATGGATGGACACGCGAACTTCAGTAATTGTTGATGACATATTAAAGGGAATtcgcaataaaaataaaaactacctCAAGCCGCTATGTGGTTTACCAATAAGCCCTTACTTTAGtgcattaaaattaaaatggttgtTAAATAATGTACCTAGGGTACAAGAAAGTATTGATAATAAACGTTGTATGTTTGGTACAATTGATTCATGGATTATTTgg aaTTTAACTGGTGGAGTAAATGGAGGCGCGCACAGTACAGACGTTACCAATGCATCACGTACAATGTTAATGAACATAACGACTTTAAAATGGGATCCAACTTTACtagcattttttaatattccgAAAGAAATATTACCCCAGATACGCAGTTCTTCTGAAATTTATGGATTTATTCATGATGATATGCTTAAAGGTGTACCGATATCGGGT tgCTTAGGTGATCAGCAGTCTGCATTGTTAGGTCAAATGTGTTTACAACGTGGTAAAGCTAAAAGTACATATGGTACTGGAtgttttcttctttataatacAGGGACCTCG ATGGTACAATCTAAGCACGGCTTATTAACCACGGTAGCTTATCAATTAGGACCAAAATCACCGCCAATTTACGCCCTAGAGGGCTCAATAGCCATAGCAGGAATAATTTTAGATTGGTTGAGAAATaatctaaatatatttattgatagttCTAATGATACTGAGTGTATTACTCATAAACGTTCGACGACGGACGTCACATTTGTACCAGCATTTACAGGTCTTTACGCTCCATATTGGAACAAAGATGCTAAAAg TATTATTTGTGGTATTACCTACAACACAACAAGCACTCACATAATAAAGGCAGCTTTACAAGCTATTTGCTTTCAAATCCGCGATATTTTAGAGTCTATAAAAAAGGACACAGGCTTCACATTAGGAAAACTGCTTGTTGACGGATCCATGAccagtaataatttattaatgcaAATGCAAGCAGATATTTGCGGTATTCCAGTTg TCAGGCCTTTGATGAGTGAAACTTCAGCGCTGGGGGTTGCGATTGCTGCTGGCTGTGCCGATGGGATTAAAGTTTGGGATCTCAAAGTAGATACCGCTGTGCCAAGTGATATTTTCATGCCAATGATTGTTGATGatg aacGAGATATTTTGTATGAACAGTGGAAAAAAACTGTTGAAAAAAGTTTCGGCTGGGAATCTTCCGATGACGCAAAGT atgATGCTTCCACAGATATTTATAGAATAACCTCAGGTGGAATTTTCGCTTTAagcacaataattattttagcaATAGCTAAATATCGATCGACCGTATGA
- the LOC123259993 gene encoding glycerol kinase 3-like isoform X2 has protein sequence MVFAADTAEVLTYHQTTIPLLNPEEGWVEQDPIAIINAVRECLKQTVINLEQLRIDPADIVAIGVTNQRETTVVWDYVTGEPLYNAIVWMDTRTSVIVDDILKGIRNKNKNYLKPLCGLPISPYFSALKLKWLLNNVPRVQESIDNKRCMFGTIDSWIIWNLTGGVNGGAHSTDVTNASRTMLMNITTLKWDPTLLAFFNIPKEILPQIRSSSEIYGFIHDDMLKGVPISGCLGDQQSALLGQMCLQRGKAKSTYGTGCFLLYNTGTSMVQSKHGLLTTVAYQLGPKSPPIYALEGSIAIAGIILDWLRNNLNIFIDSSNDTECITHKRSTTDVTFVPAFTGLYAPYWNKDAKSIICGITYNTTSTHIIKAALQAICFQIRDILESIKKDTGFTLGKLLVDGSMTSNNLLMQMQADICGIPVVRPLMSETSALGVAIAAGCADGIKVWDLKVDTAVPSDIFMPMIVDDERDILYEQWKKTVEKSFGWESSDDAKYDASTDIYRITSGGIFALSTIIILAIAKYRSTV, from the exons ATG GTGTTTGCAGCAGATACTGCTGAAGTATTGACGTATCACCAAACAACGATACCGCTGTTGAATCCTGAAGAAGGATGGGTTGAACAGGATCCTATTGCCATTATAAACGCTGTCAGAGAATGTCTGAAACAAACAGTAATTAATCTCGAGCAACTTAGGATAGATCCGGCAGATATAGTTGCTATTGGAGTGACAAACCAACGAGAGACAACAGTAGTTTGGGATTATGTCACTGGGGAGCCATTATACAACGCCAtag TATGGATGGACACGCGAACTTCAGTAATTGTTGATGACATATTAAAGGGAATtcgcaataaaaataaaaactacctCAAGCCGCTATGTGGTTTACCAATAAGCCCTTACTTTAGtgcattaaaattaaaatggttgtTAAATAATGTACCTAGGGTACAAGAAAGTATTGATAATAAACGTTGTATGTTTGGTACAATTGATTCATGGATTATTTgg aaTTTAACTGGTGGAGTAAATGGAGGCGCGCACAGTACAGACGTTACCAATGCATCACGTACAATGTTAATGAACATAACGACTTTAAAATGGGATCCAACTTTACtagcattttttaatattccgAAAGAAATATTACCCCAGATACGCAGTTCTTCTGAAATTTATGGATTTATTCATGATGATATGCTTAAAGGTGTACCGATATCGGGT tgCTTAGGTGATCAGCAGTCTGCATTGTTAGGTCAAATGTGTTTACAACGTGGTAAAGCTAAAAGTACATATGGTACTGGAtgttttcttctttataatacAGGGACCTCG ATGGTACAATCTAAGCACGGCTTATTAACCACGGTAGCTTATCAATTAGGACCAAAATCACCGCCAATTTACGCCCTAGAGGGCTCAATAGCCATAGCAGGAATAATTTTAGATTGGTTGAGAAATaatctaaatatatttattgatagttCTAATGATACTGAGTGTATTACTCATAAACGTTCGACGACGGACGTCACATTTGTACCAGCATTTACAGGTCTTTACGCTCCATATTGGAACAAAGATGCTAAAAg TATTATTTGTGGTATTACCTACAACACAACAAGCACTCACATAATAAAGGCAGCTTTACAAGCTATTTGCTTTCAAATCCGCGATATTTTAGAGTCTATAAAAAAGGACACAGGCTTCACATTAGGAAAACTGCTTGTTGACGGATCCATGAccagtaataatttattaatgcaAATGCAAGCAGATATTTGCGGTATTCCAGTTg TCAGGCCTTTGATGAGTGAAACTTCAGCGCTGGGGGTTGCGATTGCTGCTGGCTGTGCCGATGGGATTAAAGTTTGGGATCTCAAAGTAGATACCGCTGTGCCAAGTGATATTTTCATGCCAATGATTGTTGATGatg aacGAGATATTTTGTATGAACAGTGGAAAAAAACTGTTGAAAAAAGTTTCGGCTGGGAATCTTCCGATGACGCAAAGT atgATGCTTCCACAGATATTTATAGAATAACCTCAGGTGGAATTTTCGCTTTAagcacaataattattttagcaATAGCTAAATATCGATCGACCGTATGA
- the LOC123259994 gene encoding testis-specific serine/threonine-protein kinase 4-like isoform X1 — MAETAAIDVPSTSGNNTVSDEKNNEQVERKQTVLETHGYAIGKTIGNGSYATVKIAESHRHKCQVAIKIISKFQAPSDYLMKFLPREIEVIKGLKHPNLIRFLQAIETTHRVYIIMEFAQNGNLLDTIRRDLYIDERRSRKWFKQLVDAVDYCHTRGIVHRDIKCENLLMDKSLNIKLSDFGFARGQVTKTDGTIVLSETFCGSYAYASPEILRGIPYQPQMSDIWSLGVVLYAMVYGRLPFDDKNYGQLLKQVQNHVKFPKDPKVSYACRSLIRRILVPQQSRIKMDTIKSDDWLLSDAPVVDEKSTHDRILDILPTETIAQKPQENNHEILMDRMVLIDKQLHRKK; from the exons atggcAGAAACAGCCGCGATTGACGTTCCCTCGACGTCAGGAAACAATACCGtctctgatgaaaaaaataatgaacaagTTGAAAGGAAGCAAACAGTGCTTGAAACACATGGATACGCTATCGGAAAAACTATCGGGAACGGTTCATATGCAAcagtaaaa atCGCTGAATCGCATCGACATAAATGTCAAGTAGccatcaaaataatttcaaaattccaaGCGCCGTCCGATTATTTGATGAAATTCCTTCCAAGGGAAATTGAAGTTATCAAAGGTTTGAAGCATCCTAACTTGATCCGGTTTTTGCAAGCCATAGAAACAACTCATCG aGTCTATATTATAATGGAATTTGCACAAAATGGAAATTTATTAGACACAATTCGTCGCGATTTATATATTGACGAAAGAAGAAGCCGCAAATGGTTCAAACAACTCGTTGATGCTGTTGATTACTGTCACACACGCGGAATTGTTCATCG AGACATAAAATgcgaaaatttattaatggaCAAGAgtttaaacataaaattatcgGACTTTGGATTCGCACGGGGTCAAGTGACGAAAACCGACGGTACAATAGTATTAAGTGAAACATTTTGCGGGAGTTATGCCTACGCATCACCAGAAATCCTACGCGGTATTCCTTACCAGCCTCAGATGTCTGATATCTGGTCACTGGGCGTCGTATTGTACGCGATGGTGTACGGTCGTCTTCCCTTTGACGATAAAAATTACGGACAACTTCTAAAG caAGTGCAGAACCACGTTAAATTTCCAAAAGACCCCAAAGTGTCTTACGCTTGCCGTTCATTGATCCGTAGGATTTTAGTACCTCAGCAGTCGCGGATTAAAATGGACACTATTAAATCCGATGATTGGTTGCTTAGTGATGCGCCAGTGGTAGACGAAAAGTCTACTCACGATAGAATTCTTGATATCTTACCAACTGAAACAATTGCACAAAAGCCTCAAGAGAACAACCACGAGATACTTATGGACCGGATGGTTCTTATAGACAAGCAATTGCATCGTAAAAAGTAG
- the LOC123259994 gene encoding testis-specific serine/threonine-protein kinase 1-like isoform X2 encodes MAETAAIDVPSTSGNNTVSDEKNNEQVERKQTVLETHGYAIGKTIGNGSYATVKIAESHRHKCQVAIKIISKFQAPSDYLMKFLPREIEVIKGLKHPNLIRFLQAIETTHRVYIIMEFAQNGNLLDTIRRDLYIDERRSRKWFKQLVDAVDYCHTRGIVHRDIKCENLLMDKSLNIKLSDFGFARGQVTKTDGTIVLSETFCGSYAYASPEILRGIPYQPQMSDIWSLGVVLYAMVYGRLPFDDKNYGQLLKVPSKCRTTLNFQKTPKCLTLAVH; translated from the exons atggcAGAAACAGCCGCGATTGACGTTCCCTCGACGTCAGGAAACAATACCGtctctgatgaaaaaaataatgaacaagTTGAAAGGAAGCAAACAGTGCTTGAAACACATGGATACGCTATCGGAAAAACTATCGGGAACGGTTCATATGCAAcagtaaaa atCGCTGAATCGCATCGACATAAATGTCAAGTAGccatcaaaataatttcaaaattccaaGCGCCGTCCGATTATTTGATGAAATTCCTTCCAAGGGAAATTGAAGTTATCAAAGGTTTGAAGCATCCTAACTTGATCCGGTTTTTGCAAGCCATAGAAACAACTCATCG aGTCTATATTATAATGGAATTTGCACAAAATGGAAATTTATTAGACACAATTCGTCGCGATTTATATATTGACGAAAGAAGAAGCCGCAAATGGTTCAAACAACTCGTTGATGCTGTTGATTACTGTCACACACGCGGAATTGTTCATCG AGACATAAAATgcgaaaatttattaatggaCAAGAgtttaaacataaaattatcgGACTTTGGATTCGCACGGGGTCAAGTGACGAAAACCGACGGTACAATAGTATTAAGTGAAACATTTTGCGGGAGTTATGCCTACGCATCACCAGAAATCCTACGCGGTATTCCTTACCAGCCTCAGATGTCTGATATCTGGTCACTGGGCGTCGTATTGTACGCGATGGTGTACGGTCGTCTTCCCTTTGACGATAAAAATTACGGACAACTTCTAAAGGTACCAAG caAGTGCAGAACCACGTTAAATTTCCAAAAGACCCCAAAGTGTCTTACGCTTGCCGTTCATTGA